From Xyrauchen texanus isolate HMW12.3.18 chromosome 36, RBS_HiC_50CHRs, whole genome shotgun sequence, one genomic window encodes:
- the LOC127629598 gene encoding gastrula zinc finger protein XlCGF7.1-like isoform X2, whose amino-acid sequence MVKMEFVKEEREDMSYLEPYNIKHEDTEEEIDLIEVKAESQELNELEENHHFKTEENDFSCSQTEIHFSLETTQNTEAENSITCPQCGKTFKSKNTLKMHLRIHTGEKPHTCQQCGKSFAWKSPLNRHMRIHMGEKPQTCHQCGKSFSDKRYLKYHIGCHSGEKPFNCDQCGKHFATISYLKTHLKIHTNEKPYVCSSCGMSFLRLQHLKCHQKIHAGVRDHICSHCEKSFTTASQLKMHERIHTGEKPYKCHECVKSFACKSNLKRHMRSHTGEKPFTCRQCGKRFSEKRNLKYHIRLHSGERPFNCDQCGKHFTSMSLLKRHLKIHTNGKP is encoded by the exons ATGGTGAAGATGGAGTTTGTTAAAGAAGAGAGAGAAGACATGAGTTATCTAGAGCCATACAACATaaaacatgaagatactgaggaagaAATAG aTCTGATTGAAGTGAAAGCGGAgagtcaagaactgaatgaactGGAGGAGAATCATCATTTCAAAACAGAAGAAAACGATTTTAGCTGCTCACAGACTGAAATTCATTTCTCACTAGAGACAACTCAAAATACAGAAGCTGAAAACTCTATcacctgccctcagtgtggaaagacttTCAAAAGTAAAAACACCCTTAAGATGCAtttaagaattcacactggagagaaacctcacacctgtcagcagtgtggaaagagttttgcatggAAATCACCTCTTAATagacacatgagaattcacatgGGGGAAAAACCTCAAACatgtcatcagtgtggaaagagtttctctgATAAACGGTATCTCAAATATCATATTGGCTGTCACTCCGGTGAAAAGCCGTTTAACTGCGATCAGTGCGGTAAACATTTTGCGACGATCTCATAtctaaaaacacatttgaaaattcatacaaacGAGAAGCCTTATGTGTGTTCTTCTTGTGGAATGAGTTTTTTACGACtgcaacatttaaaatgtcaCCAGAAAATACACGCTGGTGTCAGAGATCATATATGCTCTCATTGTGAGAAGAGCTTCACTACAGCCAGCCAATTGAAAATgcatgagagaattcacactggagagaaaccttacaagtgccaTGAGTGTGTAAAGAGTTTTGCATGTAAAAGTAATCTTAAAAGACACATGAGaagtcacactggagagaaacctttcacgtGTCGTCAGTGCGGAAAGCGTTTCTCTGAAAAAAGAAATCTCAAATATCATATTCGCCTTCACTCTGGTGAAAGACCATTTAACTGCGATCAGTGCGGTAAACATTTTACGTCAATGTCACTTCTAAAAAGACACCTGAAAATTCATACAAATGGGAAGCCTTAA
- the LOC127629462 gene encoding gastrula zinc finger protein XlCGF26.1-like produces MFILDLIEVKEESQELNELEEKHHDFKIEENDFSCSQTEINSSQERTQNTEAEISFTCPQCGKTFKRKDRLQVHLKIHTGEKPHTCQQCGKSFTRKDNLKKHLRIHSGEKPFTCHQCGKSFTDKRYLKYHIRHHSSEKPFNCDQGGKHFTTSSLLKTHLKIHTNEKTYMCSCGNNFLQLEHLKDHQKLHTSVRDHICSECEKSFNTANELKRHQRIHTGEKPCTCHQCGKSFPCKNNLRKHMRIHTVEIPYTCLQCGKSYRYKSNLNRHTIIHTGKKPHTCPQCGKSFSDKINLNSHIRLHSSEKPFNCDQCGKHSMRTSLLKTHLKIHTNERPHVCSVCGNGFLQLEHLKDHQKIHAGVRDNKCSECERSFTTANQLKRHQRIHTGEKPYICHQCGTSFACKSNLKKHLRIHTGEKPYICLQCGKNFACKSNLQKHLRIHSGEIPYTCLQCGKNFRYKSNLNRHMKIHTGEKPHICPQC; encoded by the coding sequence atgtttattttagatCTCATTGAAGTGAAAGAGGAgagtcaagaactgaatgaactGGAGGAGAAACATCATGACTTCAAAATAGAAGAAAATGATTTTAGCTGCTCACAGACGGAAATTAATTCCTCACAAGAGAGAACTCAAAATACAGAAGCTGAAATATCTTTCACCTGCCCTCAATGTGGAAAAACGTTCAAACGTAAAGACCGCCTTCAGGTGCATTtaaaaattcacactggagagaaacctcacacatgtcagcagtgtggaaagagtttcacacgtaAAGACAATCTAAAGAAGCATTTAAGAATTCACTccggagagaaacctttcacatgccatcagtgtggaaagagtttcactgatAAAAGGTATCTCAAATATCATATTCGACATCATTCAAGTGAAAAGCCATTTAACTGCGATCAGGGCGGTAAACATTTTACGACATCGTCACTTCTAAAAACACACCTGAAAATTCATACAAATGAGAAGACTTACATGTGTTCTTgtggaaataattttttacaactGGAACATTTGAAAGATCATCAGAAACTACACACCAGTGTTAGAGATCATATATGCTCTGAGTGTGAGAAGAGCTTCAATACAGCCAATGAATTGAAAAGGCACCAGAGAatacacactggagagaaaccttgcacatgtcatcagtgtggaaagagttttccatgtaaaaataatcttaggaagcacatgagaattcacactgtaGAGATACCTTACACATGccttcaatgtggaaagagttacaGATATAAATCAAACCTTAATAGACACACGATAATTCACACGGGTAAGAAGCCTCACActtgccctcagtgtggaaagagtttctctgATAAAATTAATCTCAATTCCCATATTCGCCTTCACTCAAGTGAAAAGCCGTTTAACTGCGATCAGTGCGGTAAACATTCTATGAGAACGTCACTTCTAAAAACACACCTGAAAATTCATACAAATGAGAGGCCTCATGTGTGTTCTGTTTGTGGAAATGGTTTTTTACAACTGGAACATTTGAAAGATCATCAGAAAATACACGCTGGTGTCAGAGATAATAAATGCTCTGAGTGTGAGAGGAGCTTCACTACAGCCAACCAATTGAAAAGGCACCAGAGAATTCACACTGGGGAGAAACCTTACatatgccatcagtgtggaacgAGTTTTGCATGTAAAAGTAATCTTAAGAAGCACTTGAGGATTCACACTGGTGAGAAGCCTTACATATGCCTTCAATGTGGAAAGAATTTTGCATGTAAAAGTAATCTTCAGAAGCACTTGAGAATTCACAGTGGAGAGATACCTTATACATGCCTTCAATGTGGAAAGAATTTCAGATATAAATCAAATCTTAATAGacacatgaaaattcacactggagaaaagcctcaCATTTGCCCTCAGTGTTGA
- the lrrc51 gene encoding leucine rich repeat containing 51, with product MIGSPVDFSFKHLSAVSDTLSDEPNPGARPLKRNSEQKFHSRALRLNNNNITDLIGLMDTISGLLVEPTRLAWLDLSFNDIPHIDPVLTQLRDLRLLYLHGNGICKLSEVAELAMLPCLHTITLHGNPLETEHDYRAHVIAALPHLKTMDFSAVTKQERELASIWQKGRNQRKSTSHSKVNRK from the exons ATGATTGGATCTCCAGTGGacttctcatttaagcatctcagTGCAGTTTCAG ACACGCTCTCTGATGAGCCCAATCCAGGCGCTCGTCCATTGAAGCGTAACTCAGAGCAGAAGTTCCACAGCAGAGCTCTCAgactcaacaacaacaacatcacagACTTAATAGGACTCATGGACACCATCTCTGGTCTTCTCGTTGAGCCGACTCGTCTGGCCTGGCTCGACCTCTCCTTCAATGACATTCCACACATCGACCCA GTTCTCACTCAGCTTCGAGATCTACGCTTGTTGTACCTGCATGGAAACGGTATTTGTAAGTTATCGGAAGTGGCTGAACTTGCGATGTTGCCGTGTTTACACACCATCACACTGCACGGCAACCCCCTGGAGACCGAGCATGATTACAG GGCACATGTGATCGCCGCTCTTCCTCATCTGAAGACAATGGATTTCAGCGCTGTTACCAAACAGGAACGGGAGTTGGCTTCAATTTGGCAAAAAGGAAGAAACCAACGCAAATCAACAAGTCACAGCAAAGTGAACAGAAAGTGA